The following proteins are encoded in a genomic region of Cellulomonas sp. ES6:
- the nrdF gene encoding class 1b ribonucleoside-diphosphate reductase subunit beta — MAEKLKLIDRVQAINWNRLEDDKDLEVWDRLTGNFWLPEKVPLSNDIQSWATLTETEKQMTTRVFTGLTLLDTIQGTVGAVSLIPDALTPHEEAVYTNIAFMESVHARSYSSIFSTLISTREIDEAFRWSEENPNLQRKAEIVLNYYRGDDPLKRKVASTMLESFLFYSGFYAPMYWSSRAKLTNTADLIRLIIRDEAVHGYYIGYKFQKGLEKLTAAERQELKDYTFELLFELYDNEVEYTQDLYDPLGLTEDVKKFLRYNANKALMNLGYEALFPRDETDVNAAILAALSPNADENHDFFSGSGSSYVIGKAVNTEDEDWDF, encoded by the coding sequence ATGGCGGAGAAGCTGAAGTTGATCGACCGCGTGCAGGCGATCAACTGGAACCGGCTCGAGGACGACAAGGACCTCGAGGTCTGGGACCGGCTCACGGGCAACTTCTGGCTGCCCGAGAAGGTGCCGCTGTCCAACGACATCCAGTCGTGGGCGACGCTCACCGAGACCGAGAAGCAGATGACCACCCGGGTGTTCACGGGCCTGACGCTCCTCGACACCATCCAGGGCACGGTCGGCGCGGTCTCGCTGATCCCCGACGCCCTGACCCCCCACGAGGAGGCGGTGTACACCAACATCGCGTTCATGGAGTCGGTGCACGCCCGCTCCTACTCCTCGATCTTCTCGACGCTCATCTCCACGCGGGAGATCGACGAGGCGTTCCGGTGGTCGGAGGAGAACCCGAACCTGCAGCGCAAGGCCGAGATCGTCCTCAACTACTACCGGGGCGACGACCCGCTGAAGCGCAAGGTCGCCTCGACGATGCTCGAGTCGTTCCTGTTCTACTCCGGCTTCTACGCGCCGATGTACTGGTCCTCGCGGGCCAAGCTCACCAACACGGCCGACCTGATCCGCCTGATCATCCGCGACGAGGCGGTGCACGGGTACTACATCGGCTACAAGTTCCAGAAGGGCCTGGAGAAGCTCACCGCGGCGGAGCGCCAGGAGCTCAAGGACTACACGTTCGAGCTGCTGTTCGAGCTGTACGACAACGAGGTGGAGTACACCCAGGACCTGTACGACCCCCTGGGCCTCACCGAGGACGTCAAGAAGTTCCTGCGCTACAACGCCAACAAGGCCCTCATGAACCTGGGCTACGAGGCGCTGTTCCCGCGCGACGAGACGGACGTCAACGCCGCGATCCTCGCCGCCCTGTCACCGAACGCCGACGAGAACCACGACTTCTTCTCCGGGTCGGGCTCGTCGTACGTCATCGGCAAGGCCGTGAACACCGAGGACGAGGACTGGGACTTCTGA
- a CDS encoding sugar O-acetyltransferase yields the protein MELDLATALADGRTEYDKMVAGDWYRYRFGPELADMTTSTQRTCRRITALYDEDRPAAEKLFRELLGTVGEGVDFRPPFYLDYGHRLHLGDRTFVNADLLTLGGGEIRIGADVLIGPSVRLYTPTHVLDPELRPQGWERVSSITIEDGVWLGGSVVVCPGVTIGARSVVGAGSVVTKDVPPDVVVAGNPARVVRSLLPEG from the coding sequence GTGGAGCTCGACCTGGCGACGGCGCTCGCGGACGGCCGCACGGAGTACGACAAGATGGTGGCCGGCGACTGGTACCGCTACCGGTTCGGGCCCGAGCTGGCGGACATGACGACCAGCACGCAGCGCACGTGCCGCCGGATCACCGCCCTGTACGACGAGGACCGGCCCGCGGCCGAGAAGCTGTTCCGCGAGCTGCTGGGCACCGTGGGCGAGGGCGTCGACTTCCGGCCGCCGTTCTACCTGGACTACGGGCACCGCCTGCACCTCGGCGACCGGACGTTCGTCAACGCGGACCTCCTGACCCTCGGCGGCGGTGAGATCCGGATCGGCGCGGACGTGCTGATCGGCCCGAGCGTGCGCCTGTACACGCCGACGCACGTCCTGGACCCCGAGCTGCGCCCGCAGGGGTGGGAGCGGGTCTCGTCCATCACCATCGAGGACGGCGTCTGGCTGGGCGGCAGCGTCGTGGTCTGCCCGGGCGTGACGATCGGCGCCCGGTCGGTGGTCGGCGCAGGGTCCGTCGTGACGAAGGACGTGCCGCCGGACGTGGTCGTGGCGGGGAACCCCGCGCGCGTCGTGCGCTCGCTGCTGCCGGAGGGCTGA
- a CDS encoding SDR family oxidoreductase codes for MRIVIAGGHGKIARRLSRLLAERGDTPVAVVRNPAHVADVEADGATAVLLDLEQAGVGDLAPHLDGADAVVFAAGAGPGSGTARKDSVDRGAAVLLADAATTAGVRRYLLVSSVGAGAEPPPGTDEVFAAYLRAKTAAEEALRERDLDTTILRPGSLTDEPGTGRVRLGPDIPRGSVPRDDVAAVLVALLDEPRTAGLTLELSEGAVPVAAAVAAATERED; via the coding sequence ATGCGCATCGTCATCGCCGGGGGCCACGGGAAGATCGCCCGACGCCTGAGCCGGCTGCTCGCCGAGCGGGGTGACACGCCGGTCGCCGTCGTCCGGAACCCCGCGCACGTCGCGGACGTCGAGGCCGACGGCGCGACCGCGGTGCTCCTCGACCTCGAGCAGGCCGGCGTCGGCGACCTCGCGCCGCACCTCGACGGCGCCGACGCCGTCGTCTTCGCGGCCGGGGCCGGCCCCGGCAGCGGGACGGCCCGCAAGGACTCGGTCGACCGCGGCGCCGCGGTGCTGCTCGCCGACGCCGCCACCACGGCCGGCGTCCGGCGCTACCTGCTCGTCTCGTCCGTCGGGGCGGGGGCCGAGCCGCCGCCGGGCACCGACGAGGTGTTCGCGGCGTACCTGCGCGCGAAGACGGCAGCCGAGGAGGCGCTGCGCGAGCGCGACCTCGACACCACGATCCTGCGCCCCGGGTCGCTCACGGACGAGCCCGGCACGGGCCGGGTCCGCCTCGGCCCGGACATCCCGCGGGGGTCGGTGCCGCGCGACGACGTCGCCGCCGTGCTGGTGGCCCTGCTCGACGAGCCGCGCACCGCGGGCCTCACCCTGGAGCTGTCCGAGGGCGCCGTGCCGGTGGCGGCCGCTGTAGCCGCCGCCACCGAGCGGGAGGACTGA
- a CDS encoding DUF1540 domain-containing protein gives MSTLMDQPPVSECSVDGCSYNHDHACSAAAITVGGSTTGDAQCSTFIPLSVKGGLDRVVSHVGACQRADCSHNEHLTCAADAVRIGAGHDLADCLTYAPA, from the coding sequence ATGAGCACGCTGATGGACCAGCCGCCCGTCTCCGAGTGCTCGGTCGACGGCTGCTCGTACAACCACGACCACGCGTGCAGCGCGGCCGCGATCACCGTCGGCGGCAGCACGACCGGCGACGCGCAGTGCTCCACGTTCATCCCGCTGAGCGTCAAGGGCGGGCTCGACCGCGTCGTCTCGCACGTCGGCGCCTGCCAGCGCGCGGACTGCTCCCACAACGAGCACCTGACGTGCGCCGCCGACGCGGTCCGCATCGGCGCGGGCCACGACCTGGCGGACTGCCTGACGTACGCCCCGGCCTGA
- a CDS encoding nucleoside deaminase: MFARPDDLTAMGLALTEAAGCAASGDVPVGAVVIGPDGAVVGAGRNRREADGDPTAHAEVLALRAASAALGRWRLDDCTLVVTLEPCLMCAGATVLARVPRLVLGAWDPKAGACGSQWDVVRDSRSNHRVEVVGGVREEECGVLLREFFAPHRGGA, translated from the coding sequence ATGTTCGCGCGCCCCGACGACCTGACCGCGATGGGCCTGGCCCTCACCGAGGCCGCCGGCTGCGCGGCGTCGGGGGACGTCCCCGTGGGGGCGGTCGTGATCGGCCCGGACGGCGCGGTCGTCGGCGCGGGCCGCAACCGGCGGGAGGCGGACGGCGACCCGACCGCGCACGCGGAGGTCCTGGCGCTGCGGGCGGCGTCGGCGGCCCTGGGCCGGTGGCGGCTCGACGACTGCACGCTCGTCGTGACGCTCGAGCCGTGCCTGATGTGCGCGGGCGCGACGGTCCTGGCCCGTGTGCCGCGGCTGGTGCTCGGTGCCTGGGACCCGAAGGCCGGCGCGTGCGGGTCGCAGTGGGACGTGGTGCGCGACTCGCGGTCGAACCACCGCGTCGAGGTGGTCGGCGGCGTCCGCGAGGAGGAGTGCGGGGTGTTGCTGCGCGAGTTCTTCGCGCCGCACCGCGGCGGGGCCTGA
- the upp gene encoding uracil phosphoribosyltransferase gives MRLHVADHPLVAHKLSVLRNKDTSSPTFRKLVDELVTLLAYEATRDVRTEPVEIETPVARTTGVKIAEPLPLVVPILRAGLGMLDGMTRLMPTAEVGFLGMQRDETTLEAITYANRLPEDLTGRQCFLIDPMLATGGTLVAAIEYLFDRGARDVTAVCLLAAPEGLKVVEDAVGDRVDVTVVVAAVDERLNEKAYIVPGLGDAGDRLYGVV, from the coding sequence ATGCGCCTGCACGTCGCCGACCACCCGCTCGTCGCCCACAAGCTGTCGGTGCTCCGCAACAAGGACACGTCGTCCCCGACGTTCCGCAAGCTCGTCGACGAGCTCGTGACCCTGCTCGCCTACGAGGCGACGCGCGACGTGCGCACCGAGCCGGTCGAGATCGAGACGCCCGTCGCCCGCACCACCGGCGTCAAGATCGCCGAGCCGCTGCCGCTCGTGGTCCCGATCCTGCGCGCCGGCCTCGGCATGCTCGACGGCATGACCCGGCTGATGCCGACCGCGGAGGTCGGGTTCCTCGGCATGCAGCGCGACGAGACCACGCTCGAGGCCATCACCTACGCCAACCGGCTGCCGGAGGACCTCACCGGCCGCCAGTGCTTCCTCATCGACCCGATGCTGGCCACCGGCGGCACGCTGGTCGCCGCGATCGAGTACCTGTTCGACCGCGGTGCGCGCGACGTCACGGCGGTCTGCCTGCTCGCCGCACCCGAGGGCCTCAAGGTCGTCGAGGACGCCGTCGGCGACCGGGTCGACGTCACGGTGGTCGTCGCCGCCGTGGACGAGCGCCTCAACGAGAAGGCCTACATCGTCCCGGGCCTGGGCGACGCCGGCGACCGCCTCTACGGCGTCGTCTGA
- a CDS encoding transporter substrate-binding domain-containing protein, whose translation MRRTAATALAVLLLAGCGGSFPADPDGTLERVTGDVLRVGVSPNPPWTEVGPGGEPSGLEVEIVSEFARTLDARVEWTTGGEESLVADLAESRLDLVVGGLTGRSPWADQAALTTPYTTVPGPRGEPEPHVMAAPLGENAFLVRLETYLLENREDVLP comes from the coding sequence ATGAGGCGTACAGCGGCCACGGCGCTCGCGGTCCTGCTGCTCGCCGGGTGCGGCGGGTCCTTCCCGGCCGACCCGGACGGCACGCTCGAGCGGGTCACCGGCGACGTGCTGCGGGTGGGCGTGTCCCCGAACCCGCCGTGGACCGAGGTGGGGCCCGGTGGCGAGCCGTCGGGGCTGGAGGTGGAGATCGTCTCGGAGTTCGCCCGCACGCTCGACGCCCGCGTGGAGTGGACGACCGGTGGCGAGGAGTCGCTGGTGGCGGACCTGGCGGAGTCCCGCCTCGACCTCGTGGTCGGTGGCCTCACGGGTCGCTCCCCGTGGGCGGACCAGGCGGCGCTCACCACGCCGTACACGACGGTGCCCGGGCCACGGGGTGAGCCGGAGCCCCACGTGATGGCCGCGCCGCTCGGCGAGAACGCGTTCCTGGTGCGCCTCGAGACGTACCTGCTGGAGAACCGGGAGGACGTGCTGCCGTGA
- a CDS encoding cation transporter: MSVTFGHTELPPEQSQALRRAVRLAWGTIGFLVVGVTLVYLVMGSSQAMKAAWTEDLLSFIPPISFLVAVRFARRRPTPEHPYGYHRSVGIGHLVAATALLAMGTFLVVDSGSGLLKAEHPPVGVMHLGGHVFWAGWPMIAAMVVTGVPPVLLGRAKLPLARTLHDRVLYADADMNKADWMTALGTVVGVLGIGAGLWWADAAAALFIAGSILRDGATNLRVAAAALMDARATTVDGTDVHPLVGRVDEYLRAVPWVAAARSRVRDQGHVFHVESFVVPRDGSAPGPEDLTELRRGVAALDWKIQDVVVVPVEQLPEQMLPGVRAEPGEESRTAAGGG, from the coding sequence GTGAGCGTGACGTTCGGGCACACGGAGCTGCCGCCGGAGCAGTCGCAGGCGCTGCGCCGGGCGGTGCGCCTCGCCTGGGGGACGATCGGGTTCCTCGTCGTCGGCGTGACGCTCGTGTACCTGGTGATGGGCAGCTCGCAGGCCATGAAGGCGGCGTGGACGGAGGACCTGCTGTCGTTCATCCCGCCGATCAGCTTCCTGGTGGCCGTGCGGTTCGCCCGGCGCCGGCCGACGCCCGAGCACCCCTACGGCTACCACCGGTCGGTCGGCATCGGGCACCTGGTGGCGGCCACGGCGCTGCTGGCGATGGGGACGTTCCTGGTCGTCGACTCCGGCAGCGGCCTGCTGAAGGCCGAGCACCCCCCGGTCGGGGTGATGCACCTGGGCGGTCACGTCTTCTGGGCGGGGTGGCCGATGATCGCCGCGATGGTGGTGACCGGCGTGCCGCCGGTGCTGCTCGGCCGGGCGAAGCTGCCGCTGGCCCGGACGCTGCACGACCGCGTCCTGTACGCCGACGCCGACATGAACAAGGCCGACTGGATGACGGCGCTCGGCACGGTCGTCGGCGTGCTCGGCATCGGCGCGGGCCTGTGGTGGGCGGACGCGGCGGCGGCGCTGTTCATCGCGGGCAGCATCCTGCGCGACGGCGCCACGAACCTGCGGGTCGCGGCGGCGGCCCTGATGGACGCCCGGGCGACGACCGTCGACGGCACGGACGTCCACCCGCTGGTGGGACGCGTCGACGAGTACCTGCGCGCGGTGCCGTGGGTGGCCGCCGCGCGGTCACGGGTGAGGGACCAGGGCCACGTCTTCCACGTGGAGTCGTTCGTCGTGCCCCGCGACGGGAGCGCCCCCGGCCCGGAGGACCTGACGGAGCTGCGGCGGGGTGTGGCGGCTCTCGACTGGAAGATCCAGGACGTGGTGGTGGTGCCCGTCGAGCAGCTGCCGGAGCAGATGCTCCCCGGGGTGCGGGCGGAACCCGGCGAGGAGTCGCGGACGGCCGCCGGCGGCGGGTGA
- a CDS encoding YihY/virulence factor BrkB family protein → MPATVLVVALLVAVLARRVPWVRHRLPVPASTTAAWLAAAGSALAVADLPAGWRAVAGGALAAASGAAAVGAAAWVTGRLRGPLARRRRRREGQPTLRERTEAFARRHPVRVAGHDVVGTTVRAALRAGDVRVTGLAAEMTYYALISLVPITTALGASLGYLRPVLGDAQVEQLRSGVVDTLAAVFAQQVAGDVLVPLVDGLLDEQRGGFAVGALLVTLYLASRVFRAAVRALDDAYQVRRRRGVVAQYALGLAFTVGALVTVVTVLLLAVVGPLLGGGASLADRLGLGDAFRTAWDLLRWPAVLAVTTAFLTLLYRYAPSAGSTWRRCLPGAVVGTAGVLLVSAGYLSYVRVAVPDTPGASPDSAAVVQAAAQMLGLVLAGALWLWLCSIAVLAGGVLVAEIDAEHGGREEDAERGRRSGSPEDAGGAEPAAEGPAPGARARPARSGTG, encoded by the coding sequence GTGCCTGCCACCGTGCTCGTCGTCGCCCTCCTCGTGGCCGTCCTGGCCCGCCGCGTGCCGTGGGTCCGCCACCGGCTCCCGGTGCCCGCGTCCACGACCGCCGCGTGGCTGGCGGCCGCCGGCAGCGCGCTCGCGGTGGCCGACCTCCCCGCGGGGTGGCGGGCCGTGGCCGGAGGTGCGCTCGCCGCCGCGTCGGGCGCCGCGGCCGTCGGTGCGGCCGCGTGGGTCACCGGCCGGCTGCGCGGGCCGCTCGCGCGCCGCCGGCGCCGGCGCGAGGGGCAGCCGACGCTGCGGGAGCGGACGGAGGCGTTCGCCCGGCGGCACCCCGTGCGCGTCGCGGGCCACGACGTCGTGGGCACGACGGTGCGGGCAGCGCTGCGGGCGGGCGACGTGCGCGTCACCGGGCTCGCCGCCGAGATGACGTACTACGCCCTCATCTCGCTGGTACCGATCACGACGGCCCTGGGCGCCAGCCTCGGGTACCTGCGGCCGGTGCTCGGGGACGCCCAGGTGGAGCAGCTCCGGTCCGGCGTCGTGGACACGCTGGCGGCCGTGTTCGCGCAGCAGGTGGCCGGCGACGTGCTGGTCCCGCTGGTCGACGGGCTGCTGGACGAGCAGCGCGGCGGGTTCGCCGTCGGTGCCCTGCTGGTGACGCTGTACCTCGCCAGCCGCGTGTTCCGGGCCGCGGTGCGGGCGCTCGACGACGCCTACCAGGTGCGCAGGCGACGCGGGGTGGTGGCGCAGTACGCCCTGGGCCTGGCGTTCACCGTCGGCGCGCTGGTCACCGTCGTGACGGTGCTGCTGCTGGCCGTCGTCGGTCCGCTGCTCGGCGGCGGTGCGAGCCTGGCGGACCGCCTCGGGCTCGGCGACGCGTTCCGGACGGCCTGGGACCTGCTGCGCTGGCCCGCGGTGCTGGCGGTGACCACCGCGTTCCTCACGCTCCTGTACCGGTACGCCCCGAGCGCCGGCTCCACCTGGCGGCGCTGCCTCCCCGGGGCGGTGGTGGGGACCGCCGGCGTGCTGCTGGTCTCCGCGGGGTACCTGTCGTACGTGCGGGTCGCGGTGCCGGACACCCCCGGCGCCTCCCCGGACAGCGCGGCCGTCGTGCAGGCGGCGGCGCAGATGCTCGGGCTCGTGCTCGCCGGGGCCCTGTGGCTGTGGCTGTGCAGCATCGCGGTGCTCGCCGGGGGCGTCCTGGTCGCCGAGATCGACGCGGAGCACGGCGGCCGTGAGGAGGACGCGGAGCGCGGTCGCCGGTCCGGCAGCCCGGAGGACGCGGGAGGCGCGGAGCCCGCCGCCGAGGGTCCCGCGCCGGGAGCCCGGGCCCGTCCGGCGCGGTCCGGCACCGGCTGA
- a CDS encoding extracellular solute-binding protein, whose amino-acid sequence MTKRSRRAAIALLPLTALALAACSSGGGEEEGGGSSDFSTEATGTLNAWGFENADDVGQSRLDYAAEQLSDVDIELDATAFDAQKFTTRLASGDVPDVVQMDRRYVTTYAAQDLIMPLDACYAAHDVVPEEQYYPSVVDDVRYEDQVWAVPQFYQPPAIILNKRVMDAAGVTNDQIDTSKPDVLIPAIEKMYAESGGVPTTLGLDPVATGQGGLWILGQGGQLTDADGKPTLDDPSNVAGIELLKQITDAQGGFAKVKSFTDSFDTFGDNNQYVADQVGAQVNAQWYPNVLGAYVGQIEIEAVPFLDQDGNPFSVASGTAFVIPAGAQNKDAACSWMLNLTSYDAWMAAGEARADTIATDGGINTGLFTGSPEADKAIRDEYVTETGDAGFDQVISTYYDVVDYGQTFGSSPAGQDIQNELNNAITAALLGDKSPEDALADAQPAAMRAYDNITGG is encoded by the coding sequence ATGACCAAGAGGAGCCGTCGCGCAGCGATCGCCCTGCTGCCCCTCACCGCGCTCGCCCTCGCGGCGTGCAGCTCCGGCGGTGGGGAGGAGGAGGGCGGCGGATCCAGCGACTTCAGCACCGAGGCCACCGGCACGCTCAACGCCTGGGGCTTCGAGAACGCCGACGACGTGGGCCAGTCGCGGCTCGACTACGCCGCCGAGCAGCTCTCCGACGTGGACATCGAGCTCGACGCCACCGCGTTCGACGCCCAGAAGTTCACCACCCGCCTCGCCAGCGGCGACGTCCCCGACGTCGTGCAGATGGACCGCCGGTACGTCACGACGTACGCGGCGCAGGACCTGATCATGCCGCTGGACGCCTGCTACGCCGCGCACGACGTCGTGCCGGAGGAGCAGTACTACCCGTCGGTCGTCGACGACGTGCGGTACGAGGACCAGGTGTGGGCGGTGCCGCAGTTCTACCAGCCGCCGGCCATCATCCTGAACAAGCGGGTCATGGACGCCGCGGGCGTCACCAACGACCAGATCGACACCTCGAAGCCGGACGTCCTCATCCCGGCCATCGAGAAGATGTACGCCGAGAGCGGCGGCGTCCCGACGACGCTCGGCCTCGACCCCGTGGCCACCGGCCAGGGCGGCCTGTGGATCCTCGGGCAGGGCGGGCAGCTCACCGACGCGGACGGCAAGCCGACCCTCGACGACCCGTCCAACGTCGCCGGCATCGAGCTGCTCAAGCAGATCACCGACGCCCAGGGCGGCTTCGCCAAGGTCAAGTCGTTCACCGACTCGTTCGACACCTTCGGCGACAACAACCAGTACGTCGCCGACCAGGTCGGCGCGCAGGTCAACGCCCAGTGGTACCCGAACGTGCTCGGGGCCTACGTCGGCCAGATCGAGATCGAGGCCGTGCCGTTCCTCGACCAGGACGGCAACCCGTTCTCCGTCGCCTCCGGCACCGCCTTCGTCATCCCCGCCGGGGCGCAGAACAAGGACGCCGCCTGCTCCTGGATGCTCAACCTCACGTCCTACGACGCGTGGATGGCGGCCGGCGAGGCCCGGGCCGACACGATCGCCACGGACGGCGGGATCAACACCGGCCTGTTCACCGGCTCGCCCGAGGCGGACAAGGCGATCCGCGACGAGTACGTCACGGAGACCGGCGACGCCGGCTTCGACCAGGTGATCTCCACCTACTACGACGTCGTGGACTACGGGCAGACCTTCGGGTCCTCCCCCGCCGGCCAGGACATCCAGAACGAGCTGAACAACGCCATCACCGCGGCGCTGCTCGGCGACAAGTCCCCCGAGGACGCGCTGGCGGACGCCCAGCCCGCGGCCATGCGGGCGTACGACAACATCACGGGCGGCTGA
- a CDS encoding PadR family transcriptional regulator, translated as MTDEREWPGEWLRGVLPQAVLRVLADGPTYGYAIATRLAGAGIGDIKGGTLYPLLGRLEAAGHVTVEWRAGEGGPGRKYYEITPEGRHHLLDLVARWTRFAAVVDAHLAAPAPGGEDPRA; from the coding sequence GTGACCGACGAACGCGAGTGGCCGGGCGAGTGGCTCCGCGGGGTGCTGCCGCAGGCAGTGCTGCGCGTGCTCGCCGACGGCCCGACGTACGGGTACGCCATCGCCACCCGCCTCGCCGGGGCCGGGATCGGCGACATCAAGGGCGGCACCCTCTACCCCCTGCTCGGTCGCCTCGAAGCCGCCGGGCACGTGACCGTCGAGTGGCGCGCCGGCGAGGGCGGTCCGGGTCGCAAGTACTACGAGATCACCCCGGAGGGGCGCCACCACCTGCTCGACCTGGTGGCGCGCTGGACGCGCTTCGCCGCGGTCGTCGACGCCCACCTGGCCGCACCCGCCCCCGGAGGAGAGGACCCCCGTGCCTGA